From a region of the Haloferax volcanii DS2 genome:
- a CDS encoding IclR family transcriptional regulator, translating to MTENAPNRIETSRKTIRVLDALREHGSSSVTFLARELGMNKSTVHNHLSTLEAEKFVVRDGTDYELSLRLLGFGGYVQHRHPLYQVAKREVHRLASQTGELANLMVEEYGQGVYLASEQGERAVDLDIYPGLRRPLHAIGLGKAILAHLPSERVDEIIEEHGLPAETDQTITDRAELDAQLATVRDRGYAVDNEELIRGLRCVGAPIIAKDGTVLGAISVSQPVSRMNNERFTDEVPDIVQSAANVIELHTNH from the coding sequence ATGACAGAAAACGCGCCCAACCGGATCGAAACGAGTCGGAAGACGATTCGGGTGCTCGACGCGCTTCGAGAACACGGGTCGAGCAGTGTGACGTTCCTCGCGCGGGAACTCGGGATGAACAAGAGCACGGTTCACAACCACCTCAGCACGCTCGAAGCCGAGAAGTTCGTCGTCCGCGACGGGACCGATTACGAACTGAGTCTCCGCCTGCTCGGGTTCGGGGGATACGTACAGCACCGCCACCCGCTGTATCAGGTGGCGAAGCGGGAGGTCCACCGGTTGGCGTCCCAGACTGGTGAGCTCGCGAACCTGATGGTCGAGGAGTACGGACAGGGCGTCTATCTCGCCTCCGAACAGGGTGAGCGGGCGGTCGATTTAGACATCTACCCCGGCCTCAGACGGCCGCTCCACGCCATCGGTCTCGGAAAGGCGATACTGGCGCACCTCCCGTCCGAGCGCGTCGACGAAATCATCGAGGAACACGGCCTTCCCGCGGAGACCGACCAGACGATTACCGACAGAGCGGAACTCGACGCACAGTTGGCGACGGTCCGTGACCGGGGCTATGCCGTGGACAACGAGGAACTCATCAGAGGGCTCCGATGCGTTGGCGCACCCATCATCGCGAAAGACGGGACCGTCTTGGGTGCAATCAGCGTCTCGCAACCCGTCAGCCGCATGAATAACGAGCGGTTCACCGACGAGGTTCCCGACATCGTCCAGAGCGCCGCCAACGTCATCGAACTCCACACGAATCACTAA
- a CDS encoding secondary thiamine-phosphate synthase enzyme YjbQ → MEIQTESFSIESHSRFEILSVTPEVEATIEDLGVTDGLVYVSTPHTSAALSTNEYEEKLLDDMIDKFKQIAPPDDGYYHDLDHITAGEQPNAHAHLISAMIKRPVLLVLRDGELDLGTWEEVMFFELCGPRERTITTTILR, encoded by the coding sequence ATGGAGATACAGACAGAGAGCTTCTCCATCGAGAGCCACAGCAGGTTCGAGATTCTGAGCGTCACTCCCGAGGTGGAAGCGACCATCGAGGACCTCGGCGTGACCGATGGACTCGTGTACGTGTCGACGCCCCACACGTCTGCGGCGCTCTCGACCAACGAGTACGAAGAGAAGCTCCTCGACGACATGATAGACAAGTTCAAGCAGATAGCCCCCCCGGACGACGGCTACTACCACGACCTCGACCACATCACCGCGGGCGAGCAGCCGAACGCCCACGCGCACCTCATCTCCGCGATGATCAAGCGACCGGTCCTTCTCGTCCTCCGCGACGGGGAGCTCGACCTCGGGACCTGGGAAGAGGTCATGTTCTTCGAACTGTGCGGCCCGCGCGAGCGAACGATTACCACGACGATTCTACGATAA